The sequence GAACAGCAGCAGGGCATAGCCGATGATCTTGCTACCCCTTTCGGCAATGACGAAAGAGGCGCCCGAGCTTTCCAGAAAGCGGCGGAAGGAGCGGCGCGAGATGCGGTCCTGCGTGAAACAGGCTTCCTCAACCTCGACGAGCGCGGCAAGGTCCTCGGGTCTGGCGGCGCGCAGGGTAAAGCTGTCGCCGCCGGGTCGAGGTTCGGGATCGGTTTCCGGCGCGGTCTCGCGTCCGGCTTCGGGCGCGGGGGCCGGCCCTGTATCAGGAGTGTTCAAGTCCGGATCTCCGGGGAAATCTGCAGGGTCGCTCACCGGTTGTCGCCTGTCGGTTCGTGGCGCTGGTCCGATGATGACCTGAAAGCCCTCTATCTCCAAATTCGCCTTGCGTCTTCAACGGCTTTCGCATGGCTGCAACGGAATTCGCATGGCGGCGAGCGGTGGCCCTCAATCGAGCCGTGTTGCCGGGTCGATATGGTTCCCCGTCCAACGGCCATAACGCCAGGGCATGTACCATCTGGCGCTCTCCGGCAGGCACTCGGGGATCGGATCGAACCCGCTGCCGCCGCCCGGCCGGCAGCGCTGCAGGCGCGCAAGTCCGACCCAGCTTCCCGCCCACAACCCGTAACGCGCGATTGCATCGGCCGTGTATCCGGAGCAGCTGGGCGCATATCGGCACGATCGGCCGATGAAGGCCGACAGCGTCAGCTGATAGATGCGGATCAGCAGCAGACCGATGCGGGCCGGAGTGCCCGGCGCCCCGCCGGCGGGGCCGTTGCGGTGAGGATGAGCAGAGCACATGGCTGCAGACCTCAGGCCGCGCGCCGCGCCTCGATCTGCTCGGCAGCATCCACCACCGCCTCGAAGGCCAGCATGGTGGAGGCGTGACGGGCCTTGAAATCGCGCACCGGCTGCAGCACGGCGGCCTCGGCAAAACGTCCGCCCGGCGGCGGCCCGCTCTCCTTCAGCATCGCCAGCACCGCATCGCGCGCCTCGCGCAACTCGCTCAGCGTCGCGCCCTTGATATGCCGCGCAACGATAGAGGCGGAAGCCTGACCGAGTGCGCAGGCTTTGACGTCCTGTGCGAAATCGGTCACAACTCCTTCTTGCATTTTCAGGTCGACAACCACCGTCGAGCCGCACAACTTGGAATGCGCCTTCGCGGAGGCATCGGGTGCGTCGAGACGGCCAAGGCAGGGGATGTTGCCGGCGAGTTCGAGGATCTTCGAATTGTAGATGTCGTCGAGCATGGGCGCCTCATCAAGACAGCGTGACGCAATAACAACCAGCTTCACAGCCATTTGGCATTTCTTATATAGGGTGGAACGCGGGAAAGAAATGGACACACAGGTCTCAGGTCGCGGCCGGGTGGGGCAGGTCGTGAAGAATTGCCGTAATTCAAACAACATGGCATGCGACCCCTCCGCCGCCCGCGGCCAGCACTTTGAGAAACTCCAGTGGTCCGAAATCACGGGGGCGGCGTAACGGATGCGGAATACAGTACAATCGGGAGATCCCGCAATGGATGCCATCTTGAAGCCGGTCACGACCCGCGACGACACTGCAGCGGCAACGCGCCCTCGTCCGTCCCGCGAGGAAGTGGAAGCGGCCGTGCGCACACTGCTTGCCTGGACCGGAGACGACCCCGAGCGCGAGGGGCTGCTCGACACGCCCAAGCGCGTCACCAAAGCCTATGAGGAGATCTTCTCCGGCTACTTCCAGGATCCGGCGGAGCACCTGAAGCGTACCTTCGAGGATGTCGGCGGCTACGACGATATCGTCCTCGTGCGCGGCATCCCGTTCTTCTCGCATTGCGAGCATCACATGCTGCCTTTCGTCGGCGAGGCGCATGTCGCCTACTACCCGTCGGAAGGCGTGGTCGGCCTGTCGAAGATCGCGCGCGTGATCGACATCTTCGCCAAGCGCCTGCAGACGCAGGAAAACCTGACGGCCCAGGTCGTCGATGCGATCGACACCCATCTCGCTCCGCGCGGCATCGCCGTGATGATCGAGGCCGAGCACCAGTGCATGACCATGCGCGGCGTGCAGAAGCAGGGCGTCTCGACCATCACGACCCAGTTCACCGGCGTGTTCCGGGACGACCCCAGCGAACAGGTACGCTTCATGAGCCTGGTTCGCGGCGGCCGTCGCGACTGATCGGGCACGCAAGCACAGGACGCCGCCCGGCGTCGACGGAAGGCAGATGACGGACATTCGCTTCGCCGGGCGCGGCGACAAGAACGAGCTGGAAAACGGAACCGTTTTCCAGCCGAAATTTGATGCCGACGGGCTGATCGCCTGCGTCGTGACCGATGCCGATGACGGCACCGTGCTGATGGTCGGCTACATGAACGCCGAGGCACTCGCCCGCACCATAGAGACGGGCGAGGCCTGGTACTGGAGCCGGTCCCGCCAGGAATACTGGAAGAAGGGCGGCACCTCCGGCCAGGTTCAGCAGGTTGTCGAACTCCTCACCGATTGCGATCAGGACGCCCTGGTCATGAAGGTGCGTGTCGCCGGCAACGGCGCCACCTGCCATGTCGGCTACCGGTCGTGCTTCTACCGGCGGATCGTTGCAGGCGGAAACGGCGCGGTCGGCCTGGAACAGGCTGGCGGCGAGCGGGTCTACGATCCCAAGGACGTCTACGGCGGCTGACCACCGCCTCCTCCCCGCACTCCCCCACTACCGCAACAGTGGCAGCCTGCCGCAGATCCGGTCGACCGCCTTGCGCGGCCCGGCCAGCAGGATCGCCTGCGGCGTATGGCCGGCAAGCGGCGCGGCGGCGATACGCTGCGAGTAATCCTCGTAGTTTCGCGCCTCGAAAGCCGCCCTCATATAGGCAAGGCGAACCGGCAGGTTCTCGGCTGCCGCGAAAAGGTCCGGCAGTTCCTCTTGCGGAGCACCGAGCACCGGAAGCGCCACCGTCGTGATCCCGGCGAGCGCGATACCGTCGCTCGTCGGTGTATCGGCACCCACGAGGTCAGGCTCGAACCGGCCGAGGCTCATCCCCAGCACGGCAGCGAAATTGGCCTTCAGCCCCACCGGCAGGCTGTCGGACAGAATGATCACAGGCTTGATCGACATGGCATCCTCTTGTTGTCAGGGGATGCCCTTGCCATGACGGGATCCGGCGC comes from Stappia sp. 28M-7 and encodes:
- the yidD gene encoding membrane protein insertion efficiency factor YidD, whose protein sequence is MCSAHPHRNGPAGGAPGTPARIGLLLIRIYQLTLSAFIGRSCRYAPSCSGYTADAIARYGLWAGSWVGLARLQRCRPGGGSGFDPIPECLPESARWYMPWRYGRWTGNHIDPATRLD
- a CDS encoding iron-sulfur cluster assembly scaffold protein, which translates into the protein MLDDIYNSKILELAGNIPCLGRLDAPDASAKAHSKLCGSTVVVDLKMQEGVVTDFAQDVKACALGQASASIVARHIKGATLSELREARDAVLAMLKESGPPPGGRFAEAAVLQPVRDFKARHASTMLAFEAVVDAAEQIEARRAA
- the folE gene encoding GTP cyclohydrolase I FolE, translating into MDAILKPVTTRDDTAAATRPRPSREEVEAAVRTLLAWTGDDPEREGLLDTPKRVTKAYEEIFSGYFQDPAEHLKRTFEDVGGYDDIVLVRGIPFFSHCEHHMLPFVGEAHVAYYPSEGVVGLSKIARVIDIFAKRLQTQENLTAQVVDAIDTHLAPRGIAVMIEAEHQCMTMRGVQKQGVSTITTQFTGVFRDDPSEQVRFMSLVRGGRRD
- the hisI gene encoding phosphoribosyl-AMP cyclohydrolase, with translation MTDIRFAGRGDKNELENGTVFQPKFDADGLIACVVTDADDGTVLMVGYMNAEALARTIETGEAWYWSRSRQEYWKKGGTSGQVQQVVELLTDCDQDALVMKVRVAGNGATCHVGYRSCFYRRIVAGGNGAVGLEQAGGERVYDPKDVYGG
- a CDS encoding DUF2000 domain-containing protein; the protein is MSIKPVIILSDSLPVGLKANFAAVLGMSLGRFEPDLVGADTPTSDGIALAGITTVALPVLGAPQEELPDLFAAAENLPVRLAYMRAAFEARNYEDYSQRIAAAPLAGHTPQAILLAGPRKAVDRICGRLPLLR